One part of the Leclercia sp. LSNIH1 genome encodes these proteins:
- a CDS encoding NADP(H)-dependent aldo-keto reductase produces MHYHRIPHSALEISQLGLGTMTFGEQNSEADAHAQLDYAVSQGINLIDVAEMYPVPPRPETQGLTETYVGNWLAKRGNREKLIVASKVSGPSRNNDSGIRPNQVLDRKNIRAALDASLTRLQTDYLDLYQVHWPQRATNCFGKLGYSWSDSAPVVTLLETLEALTECQRAGKIRYIGVSNETAFGVMRYLHLADKHDLPRIVTIQNPYSLLNRSYEVGLAEVSQYEGVELLAYSCLGFGTLTGKYLNGAKPAGARNTLFSRFTRYSGEQTQKAVAAYVDIARRHGLDPAQMALAFVRRQPFVASTLLGATTMEQLKTNIESFHLELSEEVLAEIEAVHQVYTYPAP; encoded by the coding sequence ATGCATTATCACCGTATCCCCCATAGCGCTCTTGAGATAAGCCAACTGGGGTTGGGCACGATGACATTTGGTGAACAAAATAGCGAAGCCGATGCCCATGCACAACTCGATTACGCCGTCAGCCAGGGCATTAACCTGATTGATGTCGCGGAAATGTACCCCGTGCCGCCGCGTCCTGAAACACAGGGCTTAACTGAAACCTACGTCGGCAACTGGCTGGCAAAGCGCGGTAATCGCGAAAAGCTGATTGTCGCCTCCAAGGTCAGCGGTCCCTCCCGCAATAACGATAGCGGCATTCGCCCGAATCAGGTCCTCGATCGTAAAAACATCCGCGCCGCGCTGGACGCCAGCCTGACGCGTCTGCAGACCGATTATCTCGATCTCTATCAGGTTCACTGGCCGCAGCGCGCAACAAACTGCTTTGGCAAACTGGGCTATAGCTGGAGCGACAGTGCGCCCGTTGTCACGCTGCTGGAAACCCTGGAAGCGTTAACCGAGTGCCAGCGCGCAGGCAAAATCCGCTACATTGGCGTCTCTAACGAAACGGCGTTCGGCGTGATGCGTTATCTGCACCTGGCAGACAAGCACGACCTGCCGCGTATCGTGACCATTCAGAACCCATACAGCCTGCTGAACCGCAGCTACGAAGTGGGTCTGGCGGAAGTGAGCCAGTATGAAGGCGTTGAGCTGCTGGCGTACTCCTGCCTGGGCTTTGGTACGCTGACCGGTAAGTATCTTAACGGCGCAAAACCGGCGGGAGCGCGTAATACCCTGTTCAGCCGCTTTACCCGGTACAGCGGCGAGCAGACGCAAAAAGCGGTGGCGGCCTATGTCGATATCGCCAGACGTCACGGGCTCGATCCGGCGCAGATGGCGCTGGCCTTTGTGCGCCGTCAGCCGTTTGTGGCCAGCACCCTGCTGGGCGCGACCACCATGGAGCAGCTGAAAACGAATATCGAAAGCTTCCATCTGGAGTTGAGCGAAGAGGTGTTAGCGGAGATTGAGGCGGTGCATCAGGTATATACCTATCCGGCACCGTAA
- the lplT gene encoding lysophospholipid transporter LplT has product MSESVPTNTSIWSKGMMAVIAAQFLSAFGDNALLFATLALLKSQFYPDWSQPILQMVFVGAYIIFAPFVGQVADSFAKGRVMMFANSLKLLGAASICFGVNPFVGYTLVGVGAAAYSPAKYGILGELTTGDKLVKANGLMEASTIAAILLGSVAGGVLADWHVLAALGVCAVVYGGAVIANLFIPKLPAARPGQSWRFAPMTASFFNACRVLWRNGETRFSLMGTSMFWGAGVTLRFLLVLWVPTALGITDNATPTYLNAMVAVGIVLGAGAAAKLVTLQTVARCMPAGVLIGLVVLIFALQHALLPSYALLFLMGICGGFFVVPLNALLQERGKHTVGAGNAIAVQNLGENAAMLLMLGLYSLAVKVGVPVVGIGVGFGGLFAVAIAALWVWQRRR; this is encoded by the coding sequence ATGAGTGAGTCAGTACCCACTAACACATCCATCTGGTCGAAAGGGATGATGGCGGTTATCGCCGCCCAGTTTCTCTCTGCCTTTGGTGATAACGCACTGCTGTTTGCCACTCTGGCGCTGCTCAAATCCCAGTTTTACCCGGACTGGAGCCAGCCGATCCTGCAGATGGTGTTTGTGGGCGCTTACATCATTTTTGCCCCTTTTGTCGGCCAGGTGGCGGACAGCTTCGCCAAAGGGCGGGTGATGATGTTTGCCAACAGCCTGAAACTGCTGGGAGCGGCGAGTATCTGCTTTGGCGTCAATCCGTTTGTAGGCTATACGCTGGTGGGCGTCGGGGCGGCAGCCTACTCCCCGGCTAAATATGGCATTCTCGGTGAACTCACCACTGGCGATAAGCTGGTGAAAGCCAACGGGCTGATGGAGGCCTCCACCATTGCGGCGATCCTGCTGGGCTCGGTAGCCGGTGGCGTACTGGCCGACTGGCACGTGCTGGCGGCGCTGGGGGTTTGTGCCGTGGTGTATGGCGGGGCGGTGATTGCCAACCTGTTTATCCCGAAACTGCCGGCGGCGCGTCCGGGGCAGTCCTGGCGCTTTGCGCCGATGACCGCCAGCTTCTTTAACGCCTGTCGCGTGCTGTGGCGTAACGGCGAAACCCGTTTCTCGCTAATGGGCACCAGCATGTTCTGGGGTGCAGGGGTGACGCTGCGCTTCCTGCTGGTGCTCTGGGTGCCGACGGCGCTGGGCATCACCGATAACGCCACGCCGACCTATCTCAACGCCATGGTAGCGGTGGGGATCGTGCTGGGCGCGGGGGCCGCGGCGAAGCTGGTTACGCTGCAAACCGTTGCCCGCTGCATGCCTGCCGGGGTCCTGATCGGTCTGGTGGTGTTGATCTTCGCCCTGCAACATGCGCTGTTGCCTTCCTATGCGCTGCTCTTCCTGATGGGGATCTGCGGTGGCTTCTTTGTGGTGCCGCTGAACGCGCTGCTCCAGGAGCGCGGGAAGCATACCGTCGGCGCGGGAAATGCCATCGCGGTGCAGAATCTCGGCGAAAACGCCGCCATGCTGCTGATGCTCGGCCTTTACTCGCTGGCGGTGAAGGTGGGCGTACCTGTGGTGGGCATTGGCGTCGGGTTTGGCGGGCTGTTTGCGGTGGCGATAGCGGCGCTGTGGGTGTGGCAGCGTCGGCGGTGA